The following are encoded together in the Pseudomonas maumuensis genome:
- a CDS encoding ABC transporter ATP-binding protein, which yields MLDLPGSPDPVPGKSPAVPDRLSWAEIRRLALHHKQALWTANLVAVLAALCSVPIPLLLPLLVDEVLLGHGDAALKWMNNFLPAGWQVAAGYIGLMLCATLGLRLAALAFNVVQAKLFAGLAKDIVYRLRIRLIERLKRISLKEYESLGSGTVTTHLVTDLDTLDKFVGETLSRFLVAVLTLTGTAAILIWMHWQLALLILLFNPLVIYFTVQLGKRVKHLKKLENDSTARFTQALTETLDAIQEIRAGNRQGYFLGRLGLRAREVRDYAVASQWKSDASGRASGLLFQFGIDIFRAAAMLTVLFSDLSIGQMLAVFSYLWFMIGPVEQLLNLQYAYYAAGGALSRLNELLARADEPQYPAASDPFVGRETVGIEVRDLRFAYADEPVLDQLNLTIAPGEKVAIVGASGGGKSTLVQLLLGLYSAQAGTIRFGGASLQEIGLETLRENVAVVLQHPSLFNDSVRANLTMGRDCSDDACWQALRIAQLDATIAALPQGLDSIVGRSGVRLSGGQRQRLAIARMVLAEPKVVILDEATSALDAATEYNLHLALARFLSGRTTLIIAHRLSAVKQADRVLVFDGGHVAEDGDHQQLIAEGGLYAKLYGHLQQT from the coding sequence GTGCTTGACCTGCCAGGGTCGCCAGACCCTGTGCCAGGGAAGTCCCCCGCTGTGCCCGATCGCCTGAGCTGGGCGGAGATCCGCCGCCTGGCCCTGCACCACAAGCAAGCCCTGTGGACCGCCAACCTGGTGGCCGTGCTCGCCGCCCTGTGCAGCGTACCGATTCCCTTGCTGCTGCCGTTGCTGGTGGACGAAGTGCTGCTGGGGCATGGCGACGCGGCGCTGAAGTGGATGAACAATTTCCTGCCCGCGGGCTGGCAGGTGGCTGCCGGTTACATCGGGCTGATGCTGTGCGCCACCCTCGGCCTGCGCCTGGCGGCGCTGGCGTTCAACGTGGTCCAGGCCAAACTGTTCGCCGGCCTGGCCAAGGATATCGTCTACCGCCTGCGCATCCGCCTGATCGAGCGGCTCAAGCGCATTTCGCTCAAGGAATACGAAAGCCTGGGCAGCGGCACGGTGACCACTCACCTGGTCACCGACCTGGACACCCTCGACAAGTTCGTCGGCGAAACCCTGAGCCGCTTCCTGGTGGCCGTGCTCACACTGACCGGCACCGCGGCCATCCTGATCTGGATGCACTGGCAGCTGGCGTTGCTGATCCTGCTGTTCAACCCGCTGGTGATCTATTTCACCGTGCAGCTGGGCAAGCGCGTCAAGCACCTGAAGAAGCTCGAGAACGACAGCACGGCACGTTTCACCCAGGCATTGACCGAGACCCTCGACGCGATCCAGGAGATCCGCGCCGGCAACCGCCAGGGCTACTTCCTCGGCCGCCTGGGTCTGCGCGCCCGCGAGGTGCGCGACTACGCGGTGGCCTCGCAGTGGAAGAGCGACGCCAGCGGCCGTGCCAGTGGCCTGTTGTTCCAGTTCGGCATCGACATCTTCCGTGCCGCTGCCATGCTCACGGTGCTGTTCTCCGATCTGTCGATCGGCCAGATGCTGGCGGTGTTCAGCTACCTGTGGTTCATGATCGGGCCGGTGGAGCAGTTGTTGAACCTGCAGTATGCCTACTATGCCGCCGGCGGCGCGCTGAGCCGCTTGAACGAGCTGTTGGCGCGGGCCGACGAGCCGCAGTACCCGGCGGCCAGCGACCCGTTCGTCGGGCGCGAGACGGTGGGTATCGAGGTGCGCGACCTGCGCTTCGCCTATGCCGACGAGCCGGTGCTCGACCAGCTCAACCTGACCATCGCCCCGGGCGAGAAGGTCGCCATCGTCGGTGCCAGTGGCGGCGGCAAGAGCACCCTGGTGCAGTTGCTGCTTGGGCTGTACAGCGCCCAGGCCGGGACCATCCGCTTCGGCGGCGCCAGCCTGCAGGAGATCGGCCTGGAGACCCTGCGCGAAAATGTCGCGGTGGTGCTGCAGCACCCATCACTGTTCAACGACAGCGTGCGCGCCAACCTGACCATGGGCCGTGACTGCAGCGACGACGCCTGCTGGCAGGCGCTGCGCATCGCTCAGCTGGACGCCACCATCGCCGCGCTGCCCCAGGGCCTGGACAGCATCGTCGGGCGTTCCGGCGTGCGCCTGTCCGGTGGTCAGCGCCAGCGCCTGGCGATCGCCCGCATGGTGTTGGCCGAACCCAAGGTGGTCATCCTCGACGAGGCCACCTCCGCGCTGGACGCGGCCACCGAATACAACCTGCACCTGGCCCTGGCGCGCTTCCTCAGCGGGCGCACCACGCTGATCATCGCCCACCGCCTGTCGGCGGTGAAGCAGGCGGACCGGGTGCTGGTGTTCGATGGCGGTCATGTCGCCGAAGATGGCGACCACCAGCAGCTGATCGCCGAAGGTGGCCTGTACGCCAAGCTCTACGGCCACCTGCAGCAAACCTGA
- a CDS encoding DsbA family protein, whose translation MSARLLYVMDPMCSWCWGFAPVADALIAQAREAGVETRLVPGGLRTGGSALDASTRKYILEHWQAVHDATGQPFRFDGAMPDGFVYDTEPACRALVAARELDDKRAWRLLQLIQASFYEQGVDVTRAPQLVELAEQAGFDREQFSQRFTLPDTRLATSADFAWVQDLGIAGFPTLLAERNGQLALLTNGYQPLDSLQPLLGRWLQQAACA comes from the coding sequence ATGTCCGCACGCCTGCTCTATGTGATGGACCCGATGTGCTCCTGGTGCTGGGGCTTTGCCCCGGTGGCCGATGCGCTGATCGCCCAGGCCCGTGAGGCGGGTGTCGAGACCCGCCTGGTGCCGGGCGGCCTGCGCACCGGCGGCAGTGCCTTGGACGCCTCGACCCGCAAGTACATCCTCGAGCACTGGCAGGCGGTGCATGACGCCACCGGGCAGCCGTTTCGCTTCGATGGCGCCATGCCAGATGGCTTCGTCTACGACACGGAGCCGGCGTGCCGCGCCCTGGTGGCGGCACGCGAGCTGGACGACAAGCGGGCCTGGCGCCTGCTGCAACTGATCCAGGCGTCGTTCTACGAGCAGGGCGTGGATGTCACCCGCGCCCCGCAACTGGTGGAGCTGGCCGAGCAGGCCGGCTTCGACCGCGAGCAGTTCTCCCAGCGCTTTACTCTCCCTGACACCCGACTTGCCACCAGTGCCGATTTCGCCTGGGTGCAGGACCTGGGCATCGCTGGCTTCCCCACGCTGCTGGCCGAGCGCAATGGCCAGCTGGCCCTGCTGACCAATGGCTACCAGCCGCTGGACAGCCTGCAACCCTTGCTCGGCCGCTGGCTGCAGCAGGCCGCCTGTGCTTGA
- the trhO gene encoding oxygen-dependent tRNA uridine(34) hydroxylase TrhO: MTQPIVVAALYKFVTLEDYVELREPLLKAMLDNGVKGTLLLANEGINGTVSATREGIDALLSWLRNDPRLVDVDHKESYCDEQPFYRTKVKLKKEIVTLGVPGVDPNKAVGTYVDPKDWNALISDPEVLLIDTRNDYEVAIGTFKGAIDPKTETFREFPDYIKAHFDPSKHKKVAMFCTGGIRCEKASSYMLGEGYEAVYHLKGGILKYFEEVAQEESLWDGDCFVFDNRVTVRHDLSEGEYDQCHACRHPIDVKDRESEHYSPGVSCPHCWDSLSEKTRRSAIDRQKQIELAKARNQPHPIGFNYKAEA, encoded by the coding sequence ATGACCCAACCGATCGTCGTGGCGGCGCTGTACAAGTTCGTCACCCTCGAAGACTACGTCGAACTGCGCGAGCCGCTGCTCAAGGCGATGCTCGACAACGGCGTCAAAGGCACCCTGCTGCTGGCCAACGAAGGCATCAACGGCACCGTCTCGGCCACCCGCGAAGGTATCGACGCGCTGCTGTCCTGGCTGCGCAACGACCCACGCCTGGTGGACGTCGACCATAAAGAGTCGTACTGCGACGAGCAGCCGTTCTACCGCACCAAGGTCAAGCTCAAGAAAGAGATCGTCACCCTCGGCGTGCCGGGCGTGGACCCGAACAAGGCGGTCGGCACCTACGTCGATCCGAAAGACTGGAACGCCCTGATCAGCGACCCGGAAGTGCTGCTGATCGACACCCGCAACGACTATGAAGTGGCCATCGGCACCTTCAAGGGCGCCATCGACCCGAAGACCGAGACCTTCCGCGAGTTCCCCGATTACATCAAGGCCCACTTCGACCCGAGCAAGCACAAGAAGGTCGCCATGTTCTGCACCGGTGGCATCCGCTGCGAGAAGGCCTCCAGCTACATGCTCGGTGAGGGCTACGAAGCGGTCTATCATCTTAAGGGCGGCATCCTGAAATACTTCGAGGAAGTAGCCCAGGAAGAAAGCCTCTGGGACGGCGACTGCTTCGTCTTCGACAACCGGGTCACGGTGCGTCACGACCTGAGCGAGGGCGAGTACGACCAGTGCCATGCCTGCCGCCACCCGATCGACGTAAAGGACCGGGAGTCGGAGCACTATTCGCCAGGCGTGAGCTGCCCGCACTGCTGGGACAGCCTGAGCGAGAAGACCCGGCGCAGCGCCATCGACCGCCAGAAGCAGATCGAACTGGCCAAGGCGCGCAACCAGCCGCACCCGATCGGTTTCAACTACAAAGCCGAGGCCTGA
- a CDS encoding BolA family protein — MSMQQRIEQQLAPLGTQHLEVHNESHMHSRGQETHYKAVLVSEQFAGLNSVKRHQKVYATMGELMGEIHALAIHTYTPEEWAVVGVAPASPVCAGGGKH, encoded by the coding sequence ATGAGCATGCAGCAACGCATCGAACAGCAGCTGGCGCCGCTGGGCACGCAACACCTCGAAGTGCATAACGAAAGCCACATGCATAGCCGTGGCCAGGAAACGCACTACAAGGCGGTGCTGGTCAGCGAGCAGTTCGCCGGACTGAACAGCGTCAAGCGCCACCAAAAGGTCTACGCCACCATGGGTGAGCTGATGGGCGAGATTCACGCCCTGGCGATCCACACCTATACGCCCGAGGAATGGGCTGTGGTCGGTGTGGCGCCGGCCTCGCCGGTGTGCGCCGGCGGTGGCAAGCACTGA
- a CDS encoding DUF2059 domain-containing protein, whose amino-acid sequence MTRLRVLCAAVALVCASGQVLAATPAHNAAAEKFLTLANADKLGTPVYMQVQQMFAQRFEQTKAPASKKTVLDSYQAKANAALDNAIGWKKLKPKMVDLYTATFTEAELNDLVKFYESPLGKKVLREMPKVTQQSAQLTQQSLEPAVPVVNKLLDDMTKELDPSAGKAPAKK is encoded by the coding sequence ATGACCCGTCTCCGTGTCCTCTGTGCCGCCGTTGCCCTGGTTTGCGCCAGCGGCCAGGTGCTCGCCGCCACTCCAGCGCACAACGCTGCCGCCGAGAAATTCCTGACCCTGGCCAATGCCGACAAGCTGGGCACCCCGGTGTACATGCAGGTCCAGCAGATGTTCGCCCAGCGCTTCGAGCAGACCAAGGCGCCGGCCTCCAAGAAAACCGTGCTCGACAGCTACCAGGCCAAGGCCAACGCCGCCCTGGACAACGCCATCGGCTGGAAGAAGCTCAAGCCGAAGATGGTCGACCTGTACACCGCGACCTTCACAGAGGCCGAGCTGAACGACCTGGTCAAGTTCTACGAATCGCCGCTGGGCAAGAAAGTCCTGCGTGAAATGCCCAAGGTCACCCAGCAGTCCGCCCAGCTGACCCAGCAGAGCCTGGAACCGGCGGTACCGGTGGTCAACAAGCTGCTCGACGACATGACCAAGGAACTCGACCCGAGCGCCGGCAAGGCCCCGGCGAAGAAGTGA